In Methanobacteriaceae archaeon, the following proteins share a genomic window:
- a CDS encoding flavodoxin family protein — MKMKVLAIMGSPRKRGNTYQATQELEKEMRKLGDVKFEYLFLQDAHLEMCRGCFNCLSRGEEFCSLKDDREDIEKRILEADGVIFASPVYCQMVSGLMKNFIDRFAYIFHRPVFFKQRALAICTTAGSGANETLKYLETLHIWGFGKMNKLGIIIPPWPMSEALKKKNQRNIEKSAHEFYKSLEKGGMARPTFNEYVHFRFMKFTSSMGEYFPADHEFYQDKDSYFYPLKISPFKRIGVTIMMKIVLFLMRDMGPAEN; from the coding sequence ATGAAAATGAAAGTATTAGCAATAATGGGGAGTCCTAGAAAAAGAGGAAATACCTATCAGGCCACTCAAGAACTGGAAAAAGAAATGCGGAAACTGGGTGATGTTAAATTTGAATATCTCTTTTTGCAGGATGCCCATCTGGAAATGTGTAGAGGTTGTTTTAACTGCTTGAGTCGCGGAGAAGAGTTTTGTTCCTTAAAAGATGACCGCGAAGATATTGAAAAGAGAATTTTAGAAGCGGATGGGGTGATATTTGCATCACCAGTGTACTGTCAAATGGTTAGCGGCTTAATGAAAAATTTTATTGACCGATTTGCTTATATTTTTCACCGACCGGTTTTTTTCAAACAAAGAGCCCTGGCAATTTGCACCACCGCAGGTTCAGGTGCTAATGAAACTCTAAAATATCTGGAAACACTACATATATGGGGTTTTGGTAAAATGAATAAATTAGGAATCATTATTCCGCCATGGCCCATGAGTGAAGCTTTGAAAAAGAAAAATCAACGAAATATTGAAAAATCAGCTCATGAATTTTATAAAAGCCTTGAAAAAGGTGGTATGGCCCGCCCTACATTTAACGAGTACGTTCATTTCCGTTTCATGAAATTTACATCTAGTATGGGAGAATACTTCCCCGCAGATCATGAATTTTACCAAGATAAAGATAGTTATTTTTATCCACTTAAAATAAGTCCTTTTAAAAGAATTGGCGTCACTATAATGATGAAAATAGTTTTATTTTTAATGAGAGATATGGGGCCTGCTGAAAATTGA
- a CDS encoding AMP-binding protein, translating to MNSPIKNSTKNQSISTPFIQKTPVKKLIVLLTGANGFIGTYIAQELLQRKDVQILAMVRGKNDFDAKIRLKRAWREYPYLIESLNDGKIEILNGDVTEKNLGLKDSQYNMLVHNISHIIHTVADLRLNGPLNELRKTNVRGTKNVLYLAQKVDENHGLERFSFLSTAYVAGKREGDILESDLDSCNGFSSNYEKSKFEAEMEVKKSQIPFSIFRPGMVVGDSKTGQIKTFNTVYVPLRLYLTGKLRFLPISPSSKINLVPVDYISQSVVDLTFNDKAQNLTFHLTAPNEALPSVRELIEYTRKWASTNLGVNLPRPLFLPLPQQWAEKILKFIFKDIKKSKSTEGFDKSVLGILAPYIQENRRFNRENTEKLSVTYPHQWKNFIDNILKYAVYMGFFHRSERTVHEQITYRLKSRSFPVECFDIVNGQLIKRSGPDIRKKIILAANALQKLGVKPQDRVAILGFNSTRYFILDVAIGLLGAVSVPLYYTSPLNEIKDLIKDSSSKLLLLGNESVLKQINELDLEIPAVSFALKSNLKHEFVEEGSKKYDSDPVHHIISWEEFLNIGLENASNDIENTIHVDDEDQETPTKIPENNIRAPVDFESLATIRYTSGTTGDPRGVMFNHGNLRWMAEFIASMPPWKDRTEGISYLSFLPMNHVVEGILGTYAPYYAPAPLKLYFLEDFQELAHVLPQVKPKVFFSVPRFYEKLWDSFSESMWGKIYCKSKEQWGLKIVLNKYLASFLGNLVLKKAGLHKCSQLIVGSAPISESLIKKFQKLGIEIYNAYGLTEAPLITINRLGNNQPNTVGKPLPQTCIKIANDGEVLVKGPQVTKGYFKQDRSSLFSDEWLLTGDYGHLTEDGSLVITGRKKEVIINSYGKTISPLKMEVLIKSITGISEAMVIGEQKPYCVGLIWLDKPNISLKNLDYAIININSSLSHPEQIKRWAILKNDLSIDKGDLTANLKLKRKFIIERYSEIINCLYEGKFSDNMLHLGAAEDI from the coding sequence ATGAACTCCCCTATCAAAAATTCTACTAAAAATCAATCCATTTCCACACCATTTATCCAGAAAACACCTGTAAAAAAATTAATAGTCCTTCTTACCGGAGCTAATGGTTTTATTGGGACATATATTGCTCAGGAATTACTCCAACGAAAAGATGTACAAATTTTAGCAATGGTAAGGGGGAAAAATGATTTTGATGCTAAAATCCGACTAAAAAGAGCATGGAGGGAGTATCCCTATCTTATTGAAAGCTTAAATGACGGAAAAATAGAGATATTGAACGGAGATGTCACTGAAAAAAATCTGGGTCTGAAGGATTCTCAGTATAATATGCTGGTTCACAATATAAGCCACATCATACATACTGTAGCTGATTTAAGACTGAATGGCCCATTAAATGAACTCAGGAAGACTAATGTAAGGGGTACTAAAAATGTTCTGTATCTAGCCCAAAAAGTTGATGAAAATCATGGCTTAGAAAGGTTTTCATTTTTATCCACCGCTTATGTGGCTGGAAAGCGTGAAGGAGATATTTTAGAAAGTGATTTGGATTCATGCAACGGTTTTTCCAGTAACTATGAAAAAAGTAAATTTGAAGCAGAGATGGAAGTAAAAAAATCCCAAATTCCTTTTTCTATATTCCGCCCAGGAATGGTGGTGGGAGATTCTAAAACTGGACAGATAAAAACTTTTAATACCGTTTATGTTCCACTTAGACTTTATTTAACTGGTAAATTAAGATTTTTACCTATTTCTCCCTCCAGTAAGATTAATCTAGTCCCAGTAGACTACATTAGCCAATCGGTAGTAGATTTAACATTTAATGATAAAGCTCAGAATTTAACCTTCCATTTAACCGCTCCTAACGAAGCTTTACCTAGTGTAAGGGAACTGATAGAATACACTCGAAAGTGGGCATCCACTAATTTAGGAGTTAATCTCCCTCGGCCTTTATTTTTACCACTACCTCAACAATGGGCTGAAAAAATCCTTAAATTTATATTTAAAGACATTAAAAAGTCTAAAAGTACTGAAGGGTTCGATAAATCAGTATTAGGAATACTTGCACCATACATACAGGAAAATCGACGTTTTAATCGGGAAAATACTGAGAAGCTCTCAGTAACTTATCCTCACCAGTGGAAAAATTTTATAGATAATATACTAAAATACGCCGTTTACATGGGATTCTTCCATCGTTCAGAGCGTACCGTTCATGAACAAATAACTTACCGCCTTAAAAGCAGAAGTTTTCCTGTAGAATGCTTTGATATTGTTAATGGACAGTTAATCAAACGATCAGGTCCAGATATAAGAAAAAAAATTATTCTGGCAGCTAATGCTTTACAAAAATTAGGTGTTAAACCACAAGATCGAGTAGCCATCTTAGGATTCAATAGCACCCGTTATTTTATTTTAGATGTGGCTATAGGCCTTTTAGGGGCAGTAAGTGTTCCATTATATTATACTAGCCCATTAAATGAAATAAAAGACCTGATAAAAGATAGTTCATCAAAATTACTCCTTTTAGGAAATGAAAGCGTACTAAAACAAATAAATGAACTAGATTTAGAAATTCCAGCAGTTTCATTTGCACTAAAATCGAATTTGAAGCATGAATTTGTTGAAGAAGGGTCTAAAAAGTACGATTCCGATCCAGTCCATCATATCATTTCTTGGGAGGAATTTTTGAATATTGGTCTGGAAAATGCCAGCAATGATATTGAAAATACCATACATGTTGATGATGAAGATCAGGAAACTCCCACCAAAATACCCGAAAATAATATAAGAGCTCCTGTTGATTTTGAATCTCTGGCCACCATTAGATACACTTCTGGAACCACAGGAGACCCTCGTGGAGTAATGTTCAATCATGGAAACCTGCGCTGGATGGCAGAATTCATTGCTTCCATGCCCCCCTGGAAAGATAGGACTGAAGGAATTTCTTATTTATCATTTTTACCTATGAATCATGTGGTAGAAGGAATACTTGGCACTTACGCCCCATATTATGCTCCTGCTCCACTAAAACTTTATTTTTTAGAAGATTTTCAAGAATTAGCACATGTTCTCCCCCAGGTAAAACCCAAAGTATTTTTTTCCGTTCCCCGGTTTTATGAAAAATTATGGGATTCTTTCAGTGAAAGTATGTGGGGCAAGATTTACTGTAAAAGCAAAGAACAATGGGGACTAAAAATCGTTTTAAATAAATATTTAGCCAGTTTTCTGGGAAATTTAGTCCTTAAAAAGGCCGGGCTACATAAGTGCTCTCAATTAATCGTGGGCTCTGCCCCTATAAGTGAAAGCCTCATTAAAAAATTTCAAAAACTGGGAATTGAAATCTACAATGCATATGGACTTACTGAAGCCCCTCTGATAACCATCAATAGATTGGGTAATAATCAACCAAACACCGTGGGAAAACCCCTACCCCAGACATGTATTAAAATAGCAAATGATGGGGAAGTACTGGTTAAAGGCCCTCAAGTAACTAAAGGCTACTTTAAACAGGATAGAAGTTCATTATTCTCAGATGAATGGTTATTAACTGGAGATTATGGGCATTTAACAGAAGATGGCAGTTTAGTGATTACTGGCCGTAAAAAAGAAGTCATCATAAACTCTTATGGAAAAACTATCTCCCCGCTTAAAATGGAAGTCCTTATCAAGTCCATAACAGGCATATCTGAGGCTATGGTAATAGGAGAACAAAAACCATATTGTGTAGGACTTATATGGCTAGATAAGCCCAATATATCACTAAAAAATCTTGATTATGCTATTATAAACATTAATTCCAGTTTATCCCACCCAGAACAAATAAAACGATGGGCAATTCTAAAAAATGATCTTTCAATTGATAAAGGCGACCTTACTGCTAATTTAAAGCTTAAAAGAAAATTCATCATAGAAAGATATAGTGAAATTATAAATTGTCTCTATGAAGGAAAATTTTCAGATAATATGCTCCATTTAGGGGCTGCAGAGGATATTTAG
- a CDS encoding polysaccharide pyruvyl transferase family protein: protein MLKNSSKSSEIPINQNNLNQNNPDLSGEKIKILLVGYNGANNTGSEARLHAIIADLKEILGENVEITVPTLNQENLRRYLKETENIKIVPLPSIYFFTMRKLVKEHDIVILVEGSCYMDTWTSALLWAFLWATKCADDFKKSSMAYAVDAGKLSSLNKRLVKREASKTDLIITRNYKSLEILKSAGVTAPIEVTADCAFELKLNPDNYNFIKETWPEAENKLVGLSVVDFYLWPVVIRPWGRSEDQYKWPYYFSSSPKRDHQREALANSWAQMADHLIQKYQQNVALICMEDLDEPLARKILEKMQYSEKAKIFSSNKYNASEMTVLLRNLNLLLTSRYHASVLSLSEKIPQVAIGHDTRLKNLYKEIGIYEEYFIDYTDPDLWQKVRNKAEKLLKSPESMQNTLKIGYDDQLKRAQKNKNLLKEFLKRSLNRKGMQ from the coding sequence ATGCTAAAAAATTCTTCAAAATCATCTGAAATTCCAATAAATCAAAATAATCTTAATCAAAATAATCCTGATTTATCTGGAGAAAAAATAAAAATTCTTTTGGTAGGATATAATGGGGCCAATAATACTGGCTCTGAAGCCAGACTTCATGCAATTATAGCTGATTTAAAGGAAATTTTAGGGGAAAATGTAGAGATTACCGTGCCCACACTCAATCAAGAAAATCTCCGAAGGTATCTAAAAGAAACTGAAAACATTAAAATTGTTCCTTTACCTTCCATTTACTTTTTCACCATGCGCAAGCTGGTTAAAGAACATGACATTGTAATTTTAGTAGAAGGTAGTTGTTACATGGATACCTGGACTTCCGCTCTTCTTTGGGCCTTTTTATGGGCCACTAAATGTGCCGATGATTTTAAAAAGTCGTCAATGGCCTATGCCGTTGATGCTGGGAAATTATCTTCCCTTAATAAACGATTAGTTAAAAGAGAAGCTAGTAAAACTGATTTAATAATCACCAGAAACTACAAATCCCTGGAAATTCTTAAATCCGCAGGTGTGACTGCCCCCATAGAAGTTACTGCCGATTGTGCATTTGAATTGAAATTAAATCCCGATAATTACAATTTTATAAAAGAAACTTGGCCTGAAGCCGAAAATAAGTTGGTGGGACTTTCTGTGGTGGATTTTTACTTGTGGCCAGTGGTCATTCGGCCCTGGGGGAGGTCTGAAGACCAGTATAAATGGCCTTATTATTTCTCCAGTTCCCCTAAAAGGGACCATCAAAGAGAAGCACTAGCAAATTCCTGGGCCCAAATGGCCGATCATCTTATTCAAAAATACCAGCAGAATGTAGCATTAATATGTATGGAGGACCTGGATGAGCCACTGGCCCGGAAAATTTTGGAAAAAATGCAGTATTCTGAAAAAGCCAAAATATTCTCCTCTAATAAATACAACGCCTCAGAAATGACTGTTCTACTGAGAAACCTCAACCTTCTTCTTACTTCCCGTTATCATGCCTCAGTTTTATCCCTGAGTGAAAAAATCCCGCAAGTTGCCATCGGACATGATACTCGGTTAAAAAATCTTTATAAAGAAATAGGAATCTATGAAGAATACTTTATAGATTATACTGACCCTGATTTATGGCAAAAAGTTAGAAATAAAGCTGAAAAGCTTTTAAAATCACCAGAATCTATGCAAAATACTTTAAAAATAGGTTATGATGATCAATTAAAAAGAGCACAGAAAAATAAAAATTTGCTAAAAGAGTTCCTTAAAAGATCTTTAAACAGGAAGGGCATGCAATGA